From Paenibacillus polymyxa, the proteins below share one genomic window:
- a CDS encoding response regulator transcription factor, producing MVQILLVDDESYVTESLAATIPWESLGIERVHQAASALAAVDVLEAHDIDILVTDIRMPGMTGLELIVEVNERWPHIRSLLLTGYADFEYAKKALQLKAFDYILKPVDDDEFIKCVSAAMDSIKEEWEAFDKVHQLQYSRRNDFGVLRTHLMHDLLLGRDLTVQKITDKMSEYEIKLRTEHPASMLLIQLGKHFSDMDYHSVSLIEYAIGNIAEEVFAPDFHVWHCKAPHDCLIVLIEGNWDLFAERTVDEQNHFLRAAIETFRKNVSNYLKGEIYVTLTNWFHFPDELPKLYQTAIRSLYWNQQEETNPLLFIEEQTEQSHSSVKSLEGLYTHPTLTHLLESRQWEEAEAKVSRVFGKMEEAGYTREHLYELFISVTSAFMYTAHKQGRFITQMDQIGFDPLHAQKLVHSFPHLKEWIFSMMNKLKAEWSASEQSAKSYVVKQVQELIAQDKGQELSVKTIADQVYLHPVYLSKIYKAETGEGLGDYIIRMRMERALYLLKYSNKKIYEITTELGYQNPQYFSKMFKKHYGMTPHEFRDQ from the coding sequence ATGGTTCAGATATTACTAGTCGATGATGAGAGTTATGTTACTGAAAGCCTGGCGGCTACCATACCGTGGGAGTCATTGGGAATTGAGAGGGTACATCAAGCAGCTTCAGCCTTGGCAGCAGTAGATGTGCTGGAAGCGCATGATATTGATATTCTGGTTACGGACATTCGTATGCCTGGCATGACGGGATTAGAGCTGATTGTTGAAGTAAACGAACGTTGGCCGCACATCCGAAGTTTATTACTGACAGGCTATGCTGATTTTGAATATGCTAAAAAAGCGCTCCAGCTTAAGGCTTTTGATTACATATTAAAGCCGGTGGATGATGATGAGTTTATCAAATGTGTGTCAGCTGCTATGGATTCGATAAAGGAAGAATGGGAAGCATTCGACAAGGTTCATCAATTACAATACAGTCGCAGGAACGATTTCGGTGTGCTGCGCACTCATTTGATGCACGATTTGTTACTCGGGCGTGATTTGACTGTACAGAAAATAACGGACAAAATGTCCGAATATGAAATCAAGCTACGTACAGAACATCCTGCCAGTATGCTGCTTATTCAGTTGGGCAAGCATTTTTCTGATATGGATTATCACTCAGTGTCCTTAATTGAGTATGCGATTGGAAATATTGCAGAAGAAGTGTTTGCTCCTGATTTTCATGTTTGGCATTGCAAAGCGCCACATGATTGCCTAATCGTGTTAATTGAAGGAAATTGGGATTTATTTGCTGAAAGGACTGTGGATGAACAGAATCATTTTTTGCGTGCAGCGATTGAGACCTTTCGAAAAAATGTGAGCAATTACTTGAAAGGTGAAATTTACGTCACATTAACGAATTGGTTTCATTTCCCGGATGAGCTGCCTAAGCTATATCAGACAGCAATCAGATCTTTATATTGGAACCAACAGGAGGAAACGAATCCACTGCTATTCATAGAAGAGCAGACAGAACAGTCACATAGCTCAGTGAAGTCGCTGGAAGGGCTTTATACGCACCCTACGCTTACTCATCTGCTAGAGTCCAGGCAATGGGAAGAGGCCGAAGCAAAAGTAAGCCGTGTATTTGGCAAAATGGAAGAGGCAGGTTATACACGCGAGCATTTGTATGAACTGTTTATTTCGGTAACGAGCGCCTTTATGTATACAGCTCACAAACAAGGACGCTTCATTACACAAATGGACCAGATAGGCTTCGATCCGTTACATGCGCAGAAATTGGTTCATTCGTTTCCCCACCTCAAAGAGTGGATATTTTCCATGATGAACAAGCTTAAAGCCGAGTGGTCCGCAAGCGAGCAAAGCGCCAAAAGCTATGTGGTCAAGCAGGTTCAGGAGTTGATCGCTCAAGATAAAGGACAGGAGCTGTCTGTTAAGACGATTGCCGATCAGGTCTATCTTCATCCCGTCTATTTGTCCAAAATCTATAAAGCCGAAACTGGGGAAGGCCTGGGAGATTATATTATCCGAATGAGAATGGAACGGGCTCTTTATTTGCTCAAATATTCCAACAAAAAAATATATGAAATAACAACTGAACTCGGTTATCAGAATCCCCAATATTTCAGCAAGATGTTCAAAAAACATTATGGAATGACTCCGCATGAATTTCGGGACCAGTAA
- the aspS gene encoding aspartate--tRNA ligase, whose product MHRYRTHNCGELDQTHVREIVRIAGWVKNMRNLGGIVFIDLRDHYGVTQIVVSDPNELKDFASKINRESTISVIGAVCHRSESTISPHMKTGYIEVIAKEIEVLGKVMNPLPFEVSSAHEAREDLRLKYRFLDLRHENLHDNIVLRSKVIQSIRKKMIDLDFLEIQTPILTSSSPEGARDYLVPSRVHPGQFYALPQAPQQFKQLLMVSGFDKYFQIAPCFRDEDARADRSPGEFYQLDLEMAFATQEDVFNVVENMLYEVFSEFTHFKISKPFSKIPYQEAMLKYGSDKPDLRNPLIIHDVTELFAESDFKVFKNKTIRVIAVPDCGGQPRSFYDDMVNFAAEAGAKGLSWIKFNDDMSLSGSIAKFIPEKVKNELIDVTQAGPGYALFFAADELKNVEKIAGAVRNQLGKRLDLLEKDTFKFCWIVDFPMFELDPDTHKIEFSHNPFSMPQGGMDALLNMNPLEILAYQYDIVCNGIELSSGAVRNHDTEIMVKAFEIAGYTYEEIKSKFPALFNAFQFGPPPHAGIAPGIDRIVMILANESNIREVIAFPMNSKAQDVLMGAPSEVTDKQLRDVHIKLANAKPQTE is encoded by the coding sequence GTGCATAGATATAGAACTCATAACTGTGGAGAACTGGATCAGACGCATGTCAGGGAAATCGTGAGAATTGCAGGTTGGGTTAAAAATATGCGTAACCTTGGCGGGATTGTTTTTATTGACCTTAGGGATCATTATGGGGTTACGCAAATCGTTGTCTCTGATCCTAATGAATTAAAGGATTTTGCATCCAAGATCAATAGGGAATCAACCATCTCTGTTATAGGAGCTGTATGTCACAGGTCCGAAAGTACGATCAGTCCTCATATGAAAACCGGTTATATTGAGGTCATTGCCAAGGAGATAGAAGTGTTAGGGAAGGTCATGAACCCATTGCCTTTTGAAGTATCTTCAGCACATGAAGCCCGGGAAGATTTAAGATTAAAGTATCGTTTCCTGGATCTGCGCCATGAAAATCTGCATGATAATATTGTACTTCGCTCTAAAGTCATTCAAAGTATCCGAAAAAAGATGATTGATTTGGATTTTTTGGAGATTCAGACACCGATTCTGACAAGTTCATCTCCAGAGGGCGCCAGAGACTATTTGGTTCCTAGTAGAGTGCATCCAGGCCAATTTTATGCCTTGCCCCAGGCACCTCAACAATTCAAACAACTATTAATGGTTTCCGGCTTTGATAAATATTTTCAAATAGCCCCGTGCTTTAGAGATGAGGATGCAAGAGCAGACAGATCACCCGGTGAGTTTTATCAGCTGGATTTGGAAATGGCTTTTGCTACACAGGAAGATGTTTTTAATGTAGTTGAAAATATGCTGTATGAAGTTTTTTCTGAATTTACACATTTTAAAATTTCAAAGCCTTTTAGTAAAATTCCCTATCAAGAAGCCATGCTCAAATATGGGAGCGATAAACCTGATTTAAGAAATCCATTAATTATCCATGATGTTACAGAGCTTTTTGCAGAGAGTGATTTTAAAGTGTTTAAAAATAAAACGATACGAGTTATTGCTGTTCCTGATTGTGGAGGGCAGCCAAGAAGCTTTTACGACGACATGGTAAACTTTGCTGCTGAAGCTGGAGCGAAAGGTCTTTCATGGATTAAGTTTAATGATGATATGTCTCTCAGCGGCTCGATTGCAAAGTTTATACCGGAGAAGGTAAAAAACGAATTGATCGATGTAACGCAAGCTGGTCCGGGATATGCACTGTTTTTTGCTGCCGATGAGCTTAAAAATGTCGAAAAAATAGCTGGCGCTGTCCGAAACCAATTAGGCAAAAGGCTGGATTTATTGGAAAAGGATACGTTTAAGTTTTGCTGGATTGTTGATTTCCCCATGTTTGAATTGGACCCTGATACTCATAAAATAGAGTTCAGCCATAACCCATTTTCGATGCCGCAAGGTGGCATGGATGCGCTGCTGAATATGAATCCTCTGGAGATCCTGGCGTACCAATATGATATTGTATGTAATGGAATTGAGCTGTCCTCGGGGGCTGTCCGTAACCACGATACAGAGATTATGGTAAAAGCCTTTGAGATCGCGGGTTATACATATGAAGAGATTAAGAGTAAATTTCCTGCACTCTTTAATGCTTTTCAATTTGGGCCACCCCCTCACGCAGGTATAGCACCTGGAATTGATAGGATTGTGATGATCCTTGCAAATGAATCGAATATTCGAGAGGTTATTGCCTTTCCAATGAACAGTAAAGCACAGGATGTATTAATGGGAGCCCCTTCAGAGGTTACTGACAAACAATTGAGAGATGTTCATATAAAATTGGCAAATGCCAAGCCACAAACAGAATGA
- a CDS encoding uracil-DNA glycosylase, whose translation MFGNDWDDVLREEVEKPYFNELRYTLAREYKLHKVYPPKEDLFSALKLTPYHLTKAVILGQDPYHGEGQAHGLSFSVRPGVRTPPSLQNIYKELRDDVGTPIPNQGYLVPWAEQGVLLLNNVLTVREGQPQSHQGIGWERFTDAVIEAINEREQPAVFILWGSHAQKKASFVNTSKHLVLKSAHPSPLAAHRGFFGSKPFSRTNAFLQEHGMEPIRWEIPNR comes from the coding sequence ATGTTTGGGAATGACTGGGATGATGTACTACGGGAAGAGGTCGAAAAGCCTTACTTTAATGAATTAAGGTATACGTTAGCTCGAGAGTACAAGTTACATAAGGTATATCCTCCAAAGGAAGATTTGTTTTCAGCACTCAAATTAACGCCATATCATCTGACCAAAGCGGTTATATTAGGGCAGGACCCATACCATGGAGAGGGACAAGCTCACGGCTTGAGCTTTTCGGTTAGACCCGGTGTGCGTACACCGCCGTCTCTACAAAATATATACAAGGAGCTGCGCGATGATGTCGGCACTCCCATTCCGAATCAGGGATACCTCGTTCCTTGGGCTGAGCAAGGTGTGCTGCTGCTGAACAACGTGTTGACCGTGCGCGAAGGACAACCTCAATCTCATCAGGGAATAGGTTGGGAACGTTTCACGGATGCTGTCATTGAAGCGATTAATGAACGTGAACAGCCGGCAGTGTTCATTTTGTGGGGGAGCCATGCTCAGAAAAAAGCAAGCTTCGTGAATACCAGTAAGCACTTGGTGCTGAAATCTGCTCATCCGAGTCCATTGGCGGCTCATAGAGGTTTTTTTGGCAGCAAGCCTTTTTCACGTACCAATGCATTTTTGCAAGAGCATGGAATGGAACCGATTCGGTGGGAGATTCCTAACCGCTAG
- a CDS encoding Ig-like domain-containing protein, with the protein MERMKRMSKRSTFLLALLMFVFAAWPAGLIRAEEKTTSTVQWDSQNPTTINLGGSPAQLKVWSVTETGKTDVTEEAEWISGDSSILKVEKGLITPVSKGQIKIVATYGQKTVSTTITVKSPYSKLQFNPTGPLNLTIGGESKQLTAQGVLSGGGTENVSGVEWTSTNEAVATVENGLVRPLAKGVTYIKAAKDGLNAQLIVYVRSSSQALVLSETGSKSVYMGSSPIQVTATDVNLTGGKTDVTNTAEWTSSNSLVATVEQGKITPMDVGNSTITASYHGLSKTLKINVLPTVEKLVSSKASLALETGSKTSLPSISAYLVNGAKKAVQSDVKWSLSSESAVKIANGKLVAVNPGSATLTATVGALKLDIPVTVQYKVLKLTASEKKYVLVAGQETSIPTVKAHMAGGGVLDVTNQVSWVATTAAVTVGNGKVKAVSGGNSGIKAMYMNKYVKVPVIVEGAISTLTPSFSNAEMNLKGSKSIKVVGNYTDGKKVTLSSKVKWTTSNASVVLVKGSSIKAVGIGTATITGTYQDKSFNVEIKVTPKLLKLVLSNKNLKLPKGSSQVLSVSAVYDSGATANVTNSAVWTSSKPSIVQVTAGQVKALDSGSSSIKVVYGGKKVTTSAKVLK; encoded by the coding sequence ATGGAGCGTATGAAACGTATGAGCAAACGGAGTACCTTCTTACTTGCTTTGCTGATGTTTGTATTCGCAGCATGGCCAGCAGGTTTGATCCGGGCTGAGGAGAAAACGACCTCTACGGTACAGTGGGACAGTCAAAATCCAACCACAATCAATCTGGGTGGAAGCCCCGCTCAATTAAAAGTGTGGTCTGTGACGGAGACTGGTAAAACGGATGTAACCGAAGAAGCTGAATGGATCTCCGGGGACTCAAGTATTTTAAAGGTAGAAAAGGGACTCATTACCCCAGTGTCCAAAGGGCAGATTAAGATTGTTGCCACATATGGTCAGAAAACGGTAAGTACGACGATTACGGTAAAATCGCCTTACAGCAAGTTGCAATTCAATCCGACGGGTCCTCTGAATCTGACTATTGGCGGAGAATCGAAGCAACTGACTGCTCAAGGTGTGCTTAGCGGAGGTGGCACGGAAAATGTGTCCGGCGTGGAATGGACATCCACGAATGAAGCTGTTGCTACCGTAGAAAATGGACTTGTACGTCCTCTTGCCAAAGGCGTGACTTATATAAAAGCCGCCAAAGATGGCCTTAATGCTCAATTGATCGTGTATGTGCGCTCTTCATCCCAGGCACTGGTACTGAGTGAGACTGGCTCCAAATCGGTCTATATGGGGAGCTCCCCCATTCAGGTTACTGCAACCGATGTGAACCTGACTGGCGGCAAAACAGATGTGACCAACACAGCAGAATGGACTTCCTCTAATTCGCTGGTTGCCACTGTAGAGCAAGGGAAAATCACACCGATGGATGTAGGGAATTCGACGATTACAGCTTCCTATCATGGTTTGAGTAAGACTCTGAAGATTAATGTACTTCCAACTGTCGAAAAACTGGTCTCAAGCAAAGCCAGTCTGGCTCTTGAAACTGGCAGCAAAACATCTCTTCCGAGTATATCTGCTTATTTGGTCAATGGAGCCAAAAAAGCAGTTCAATCCGATGTAAAATGGAGCTTAAGCAGTGAGAGTGCAGTCAAAATTGCAAATGGTAAACTGGTAGCAGTAAACCCAGGTAGTGCAACATTGACAGCGACAGTAGGTGCGCTCAAGCTGGACATTCCAGTGACCGTACAATATAAGGTTCTTAAGCTGACGGCTTCTGAGAAAAAATATGTATTGGTTGCAGGCCAAGAAACGAGTATTCCGACTGTAAAAGCACACATGGCTGGTGGCGGAGTACTGGATGTGACCAACCAGGTAAGCTGGGTAGCTACAACAGCGGCAGTTACAGTGGGAAATGGCAAAGTAAAAGCGGTGAGTGGTGGAAACTCGGGAATCAAGGCAATGTATATGAATAAATACGTGAAAGTGCCTGTCATTGTGGAGGGAGCCATTTCTACATTGACACCAAGTTTTTCGAATGCTGAGATGAATTTGAAGGGAAGTAAGTCCATCAAAGTCGTCGGCAATTATACAGATGGTAAAAAAGTTACCCTGAGCAGCAAAGTGAAATGGACAACATCGAATGCTTCTGTAGTGCTCGTAAAAGGGTCTTCCATTAAAGCTGTTGGAATTGGAACAGCAACCATTACGGGTACGTACCAGGATAAGTCGTTTAACGTGGAGATTAAGGTTACACCTAAGTTGCTTAAGCTGGTATTGAGCAATAAAAACCTGAAGCTGCCTAAGGGCTCATCTCAAGTGCTTAGCGTGAGTGCAGTTTATGATTCAGGCGCGACTGCGAATGTGACCAATTCAGCGGTGTGGACATCCTCCAAACCGTCGATCGTACAGGTTACAGCTGGTCAGGTGAAGGCCTTGGATAGCGGAAGCTCCAGTATTAAAGTAGTCTATGGTGGTAAGAAGGTAACGACGTCTGCCAAAGTGTTAAAATAG
- the fabD gene encoding ACP S-malonyltransferase: MIAYLFPGQGAQVKGMGEGLFDEFPELVAKADAVLGYSIQKLCLEDPANQLGQTDFTQPALFVVNALSYLKKIRETGRKPDYVAGHSLGEYNALFAAEAFDFETGLKLVQKRGELMARATGGGMAAVLGLKEEVFREVMEKNKLIELDVANYNSPSQIVISGPKELIEQAKPIFEDAGARNYVVLNVSGAFHSRYMENAKQKFEAYAAPFEFSNIKIPVISNVHARPYKQQDLRSTLINQIVSPVKWSESIRYLMGKSVTQFIQIGPGNVVAGLVNAIQREAEPLIVTEVEDRNEQVQKRMSKDTLRNDESISEKRQAPITKSGHDVLESSKRFTAESLGHSEFKQDYGIKYAYLIGSMYKGISSKEMVVTAGKAGMMAFFGTGGVKMDVLEETIKYIQKQLNHGEAYGMNLIHVPDHPDIENNIVDLYIKYGVRNIEASAFMSITPSLVRYRLKGLRRNAQGNVTPQNRIIAKVSRPEVVEAFLSPAPQNIINKLLAENRISREEAMMGMEIPMVDDLCVEADSGGHTDHAVAYVLVPLMLQMRDEAIRKYKHNKSIRVGAAGGIGTPQAAAAAFILGADFIMTGSINQCTVEAGTSDEVKDLLQQLNIQDTDYAPAGDMFEMGAKVQVMKKGVFFPARANKLYDLYRNYNSIDEIDRETKHYIEEKYFKKSIEQVYEDIKAYYPAEIIEKAERIPKRKMALIFRWYFTYSTRLAINGDKNNRVDYQVHCGPALGAFNQWVKGTALENWKNRHVDDIGQKIMVETAEHLNERFKALTASLTI, from the coding sequence ATGATCGCATATCTGTTCCCTGGACAAGGAGCTCAAGTAAAAGGTATGGGCGAAGGACTGTTTGATGAATTTCCAGAATTGGTTGCCAAAGCGGATGCAGTTCTTGGTTATTCTATTCAGAAGCTGTGCCTTGAAGACCCTGCCAACCAGCTCGGGCAAACGGATTTTACCCAGCCAGCCCTATTCGTCGTAAACGCTTTAAGCTATCTGAAAAAAATAAGAGAGACCGGAAGAAAACCCGATTATGTTGCAGGACATAGCTTGGGTGAATATAATGCTTTATTTGCCGCGGAAGCGTTTGATTTTGAAACCGGCTTGAAGCTGGTCCAAAAAAGAGGAGAGCTGATGGCTCGGGCTACTGGTGGCGGAATGGCGGCAGTTTTAGGCTTGAAAGAAGAAGTGTTTCGGGAAGTAATGGAGAAAAATAAATTAATAGAGCTCGATGTTGCCAACTATAATTCGCCCAGCCAGATTGTCATTTCAGGGCCAAAGGAACTGATTGAGCAGGCGAAACCGATTTTTGAAGATGCAGGAGCCCGAAATTATGTGGTTTTGAATGTAAGTGGAGCATTTCACTCTAGGTATATGGAAAATGCCAAACAGAAATTTGAGGCCTATGCGGCGCCATTTGAATTCTCGAACATCAAAATACCCGTTATTTCCAATGTCCATGCCAGACCCTACAAGCAGCAGGACTTAAGAAGTACGCTGATCAACCAGATTGTAAGCCCGGTCAAGTGGTCGGAGAGTATACGGTATCTGATGGGTAAAAGTGTAACCCAGTTTATCCAAATCGGGCCTGGAAATGTTGTGGCAGGATTGGTTAATGCCATACAACGAGAAGCCGAGCCATTGATCGTGACAGAGGTTGAAGACCGAAACGAACAGGTACAGAAGAGGATGTCGAAGGATACGTTGAGAAATGATGAATCGATATCCGAAAAGCGACAGGCTCCCATAACAAAATCCGGTCATGACGTACTGGAATCCAGCAAACGATTTACGGCAGAGTCTCTTGGGCATAGCGAATTTAAACAAGATTACGGAATTAAGTATGCGTATCTTATAGGCTCTATGTACAAGGGAATCTCTTCAAAAGAGATGGTCGTAACAGCAGGAAAGGCAGGAATGATGGCATTTTTTGGAACTGGGGGAGTGAAGATGGATGTTCTGGAGGAAACCATAAAGTATATTCAGAAGCAATTGAACCATGGCGAAGCCTATGGAATGAATCTGATTCATGTGCCGGACCACCCGGACATAGAAAATAACATCGTTGATTTGTACATAAAATACGGTGTTAGAAATATTGAAGCCTCTGCGTTTATGAGTATCACACCTTCTTTGGTTAGGTACAGGCTGAAGGGGCTGAGACGGAATGCACAGGGAAATGTTACGCCACAGAACAGAATTATTGCGAAAGTATCCAGGCCAGAGGTTGTTGAAGCCTTCCTGAGTCCTGCGCCTCAGAATATTATCAATAAGCTGCTGGCGGAAAATAGGATCAGCCGGGAAGAAGCGATGATGGGGATGGAAATTCCCATGGTAGATGATTTGTGCGTCGAGGCTGACTCAGGTGGGCATACTGACCATGCAGTTGCTTATGTATTGGTCCCGCTGATGCTTCAGATGAGGGATGAAGCGATTCGAAAGTATAAACACAATAAAAGTATAAGGGTAGGGGCAGCCGGGGGAATAGGGACTCCACAAGCTGCAGCGGCGGCGTTTATACTGGGTGCTGATTTTATCATGACGGGTTCAATCAATCAGTGTACGGTTGAAGCAGGGACGAGTGATGAAGTAAAAGATTTGCTCCAGCAATTAAACATTCAGGATACGGACTACGCTCCAGCAGGGGATATGTTTGAAATGGGGGCAAAAGTTCAGGTTATGAAAAAAGGAGTGTTTTTCCCGGCCAGGGCGAATAAATTATATGATCTTTACCGGAATTATAATTCCATAGATGAAATTGATAGAGAAACCAAACATTATATTGAAGAAAAATATTTTAAGAAGAGTATCGAACAAGTCTATGAAGATATTAAAGCTTATTACCCGGCTGAAATCATTGAAAAAGCTGAAAGAATCCCGAAACGTAAGATGGCCTTGATATTTAGATGGTACTTTACTTATTCTACTCGACTTGCCATTAATGGCGACAAAAACAACAGAGTCGATTATCAAGTACACTGCGGACCAGCCCTCGGCGCTTTTAATCAATGGGTTAAGGGGACAGCTCTTGAGAATTGGAAGAATAGACATGTTGACGATATAGGACAAAAAATAATGGTTGAGACTGCAGAGCACCTAAATGAAAGATTTAAAGCTTTAACTGCTAGTCTTACAATCTAG
- a CDS encoding NucA/NucB deoxyribonuclease domain-containing protein codes for MKKKLLSFIALVLLAVGAYWFEGDNLFTKITGENPPSSAQVTLQFPSGRYPETAQHIKEAIQAGKSPVCTIDREGAEQNRQHSLAGVPTRKGFDRDEWPMAMCSEGGKGANIKYIAPKDNRGAGSWVSHQLDQYEDGTRVKFVIK; via the coding sequence TTGAAGAAAAAGTTGCTAAGTTTTATAGCCTTAGTGTTGCTAGCTGTGGGAGCGTACTGGTTTGAAGGAGACAATCTTTTTACGAAAATAACAGGAGAGAACCCGCCTTCATCAGCTCAGGTAACGCTGCAATTTCCGTCAGGTCGTTATCCTGAAACGGCGCAGCATATTAAGGAAGCCATTCAAGCGGGAAAATCACCAGTATGCACAATTGACCGGGAAGGAGCCGAGCAAAATCGTCAGCATTCACTTGCGGGTGTTCCTACTCGTAAAGGGTTTGATCGTGATGAATGGCCGATGGCTATGTGCTCAGAAGGGGGTAAGGGTGCAAATATCAAATACATAGCTCCTAAGGATAATCGTGGGGCAGGATCATGGGTCAGTCACCAGTTAGATCAGTATGAGGATGGGACTCGTGTAAAATTCGTTATTAAATAG
- a CDS encoding S-layer homology domain-containing protein, whose translation MSMRKSAIAALTTIALLSFSIGGHLSAADSQFKDLGHVNGKEKIISLKERGLLKGASDTQFLPSSKVTAAQGIQLISGGLQLSLAAIDLNQAPQASGLFTQVRDTAWYAEAFINAYYNGVDIPKEINPAKALTKEEFTHMLIQGMEKAGALPMIKIAPANIADDSELEPSYQGSIQRSLVYKVNVLDGKGNFHPKSAITRAEAAVMLYNALEYLNAHPKS comes from the coding sequence ATGAGCATGAGAAAAAGTGCAATCGCAGCCCTTACGACTATAGCTCTGCTGTCCTTCTCGATTGGAGGTCATTTGTCTGCGGCAGACAGTCAATTCAAGGATTTGGGCCATGTAAATGGCAAAGAAAAAATCATATCCCTTAAAGAGCGGGGGTTACTTAAAGGTGCCTCTGACACGCAGTTTCTCCCCTCATCTAAAGTGACCGCTGCCCAAGGCATTCAGTTGATCTCGGGCGGACTTCAGCTTAGTTTGGCCGCCATTGATTTGAACCAGGCGCCGCAGGCGAGTGGACTGTTTACCCAGGTTAGGGATACCGCCTGGTACGCCGAAGCTTTTATTAACGCGTATTATAACGGTGTAGACATTCCAAAAGAAATCAATCCTGCCAAAGCACTAACCAAAGAAGAGTTCACTCACATGTTGATTCAGGGCATGGAAAAAGCAGGTGCTCTTCCCATGATTAAAATCGCACCTGCAAATATTGCGGATGACAGCGAGCTGGAGCCTTCTTACCAAGGCAGCATTCAACGCTCGCTAGTGTACAAGGTCAATGTCCTGGATGGGAAGGGAAATTTTCATCCCAAAAGTGCGATTACACGTGCCGAAGCTGCTGTTATGTTATACAATGCATTGGAATACCTGAATGCTCATCCAAAGTCGTAA